Proteins encoded by one window of Pelmatolapia mariae isolate MD_Pm_ZW linkage group LG14, Pm_UMD_F_2, whole genome shotgun sequence:
- the LOC134641296 gene encoding gap junction delta-2 protein codes for MGDWSILGRFLSEVQNHSTVIGKIWLTMLLIFRILLVALVGDAVYSDEQSKFTCNTQQPGCNNVCYDTFAPVSHLRFWVFQIVLVSTPSIFYIVFVLHKIAKDEKLDGQRTQLLSQRVPKQRSGEIRKDGMEALKVNIPTYYPHYSGEWNTSEREDVKKSLLEEAYDEMGEDPTQQSNQILLIYILHVLLRSVLEITFLVGQYFLFGFEVPHLYRCDSYPCPTRTDCFVSRATEKTIFLNFMFSISLGCFILNIAELHYLGWIYIFRILCSACSTCCRQEQNPVKLYSNHNPLMLQLRHSVRGQVFLQTQATMAQEKKGSLLGHAPAISFETDSTVECTSKRSPDSKDKVKVKLANMARLGWTRKSWL; via the coding sequence ATGGGTGACTGGTCCATACTTGGTCGCTTTCTGTCTGAGGTCCAGAACCACTCTACAGTGATAGGCAAGATCTGGCTCACTATGCTGCTCATTTTCCGTATTCTGCTGGTAGCCTTGGTGGGTGATGCTGTCTACAGTGACGAGCAGTCCAAATTCACCTGTAACACCCAACAGCCTGGATGCAACAACGTCTGTTATGACACATTTGCTCCTGTTTCACATCTACGGTTCTGGGTCTTCCAAATTGTACTCGTCTCTACTCCATCTATTTTCTACATAGTTTTTGTACTGCATAAGATTGCCAAGGATGAGAAGCTTGATGGCCAGAGGACACAGCTGCTATCCCAGAGAGTTCCCAAACAAAGGTCTGGGGAAATTAGGAAAGATGGCATGGAAGCACTAAAGGTCAACATCCCCACTTACTACCCTCATTACAGTGGGGAATGGAATACAAGTGAGAGGGAAGATGTAAAGAAAAGCCTTCTGGAAGAAGCTTATGATGAAATGGGAGAGGACCCCACCCAGCAGTCCAACCAGATTCTTCTTATTTACATTCTTCATGTATTACTACGATCTGTACTGGAGATCACCTTCCTGGTCGGCCAGTACTTCTTGTTTGGGTTTGAAGTGCCTCACCTGTATCGCTGTGACTCGTATCCTTGCCCTACTCGTACAGACTGCTTTGTATCACGTGCCACTGAGAAGACCATCTTCCTGAACTTTATGTTCAGCATCAGCTTGGGCTGTTTCATCCTTAACATTGCAGAGCTCCACTACCTGGGGTGGATTTATATTTTTCGCATACTCTGCTCAGCTTGCTCCACCTGCTGCCGTCAGGAGCAGAATCCTGTCAAATTATACTCAAACCATAACCCCCTGATGCTGCAACTCAGGCATTCTGTGAGGGGTCAGGTGTTTCTGCAGACTCAAGCAACCATGGCCCAGGAAAAGAAAGGAAGCCTACTTGGACATGCCCCAGCTATCTCGTTTGAAACAGACTCAACTGTGGAATGCACCTCCAAGAGAAGTCCAGACAGCAAAGACAAAGTAAAAGTTAAACTGGCTAATATGGCCAGGCTGGGATGGACTAGGAAGTCTTGGCTATGA